Proteins from one Cyprinus carpio isolate SPL01 chromosome B15, ASM1834038v1, whole genome shotgun sequence genomic window:
- the LOC109056110 gene encoding WD repeat-containing protein 81-like produces the protein MEWLAPALERDLGIDQRQTRPSQRPNELVVLVPTRWVMALRNKRVTRCARYECFSEGEICTLLQRSQMKLPSGWTRVCIQGLRKHKLGYRLAREPGCHGEGLSQDSFMTLMQGVSQSNFRNLWREAYMNHVQPYGDSIEQTPVLAIDAVRQALQKLFCSSIISTDRVSPSLSPAKEKEKDSPFPSNCSALKQSTDSLCPNVLPAECLLESEEVLYVVFPYTQYTVHDIVTYSPAKLANSHAKILFILYQLLIAMRECHASGLLCGELSLLDTAVDEQLCSRLKISLAHYEKFGEYRDSMPHAFGSKAPTSVTAKDNQSHKSGVSEHLCRNCLDKLKSLVLDWVNGQVSNFQYLMELNRLAGRREGDPNYHPVLPWVVDFTVPYGRFRDLKKSKFRLNKGDKQLDFTYEMTKEALAAANGSGGSNFALDLGGPVVHGGSGQLDHLHVPHHISDVLSDITYYVYKARQTPKSVLCSHVRSQWEPNEYPASMERIQSWTPDECIPEFYTDPSIFHSIHPDMPDLDIPPWCKSYEEFIAVHRQLLESREVSQQLHHWIDLTFGYKLSGKEAVKAKNVCLHLVDSHSHLTSYGVVQLFDHPHPPRLAPYQYSPPEPPHFGPVNVSTWHIPPPETTMNGVDGLVPETTGCESSGWSVVGRDEELEQAMEALDLSGSSSSNSVPIPLAGSAGGKTSGESIALAVSPSHGSYPGETPGNVTNTLGSGIRASMLHRAASVGKRPEASNFEDFKISLPEGFKPLQPLEELEKLNNFLVKGLHCQAQHTMGLDTNKKDLRPVLKVPLSFADLFQRDIQALGVLIAEIFYSSKLRGLGPGKHLSDRFQVVLKLCSSNLRDVPLPLHHALESLLQVHKHCSKTETFTRHPQGLPYLFKYDPICEGLPPPNPWQLLSPVLSPLPFPAYFPTLHKFIFSYHSKMESINSVQGRDIVFNLWQQLETLLKDNINAEGLEILLPFVLSLMSEESTAVYAAWYLFEPVSRVLGPRNASKYLLKPLVGVYENPRCLRGRFYLYTDCFVLQLIVRLGLQAFLSSLLPHVLQVITGFESCNTAAGTEWDGLKVLRGAGGALDEEEEDCECEDGRSSTVTSSGKVGGGSGGVGGDQGLVDYPSGISLNDQVFLTEGEDFQNGFYVNNSASGATMAFGAKQQNQSLANKDQDQESLSMGKLSDKSSASEVSIGDRASLKSADSSQDLKQASDGEDGGELEDEETVENTVQRVPSLEMTLSVCTEESEATLATLEADVMNGIVQEDAEKNMEEEDTENDPLEDSEEKEHKILLDTVCKTVRWLSAKLGPTLTSRFIARNLLKLLTTCYIGLDKHQFMLSANEENSLESVGSVYEKKPVVGDQTARPVLECLIYIAHLFGEPVLTYQYLPYIGYLVSPPSSCRLNTRKEAGLLGAVVLTQKIIVFLSDTTLMDMLMKINQEVLLPLLDLLTSTKMGFPSGVQTRSAVCLKTLSLMALICLRIGREMVQHHMAETLSRFFQVFSLLQCLQKQMGSAPRREDGDSTYLDMCSPDGTEITCELRVLEELQAVFNPEMAYASYIPFYCLIGDAAIRKLVTNHELVWSLAQSYHERASPGSPETNPAGGQKTTVTGLSPSMGRQMGRSPFPAPSSTSTPLGGDILPESGTFGSHLVGNRIQVPRDTEAYGSPNLSSLETWTRQYGSSAPQTSLATTALSSAGPSFSQSSYSWVLGPTPEDSALKQDLPRSSRSLQGNWLAYWQYEIGLNQQDSHFHFHQIRLQSFLGHSGTAKCLAPLAREDYFLSGSKDKTVRLWPLYNHGDGTREVEPRLMYTDHRKSVFYVGQLEASQEVVSCDGTVHLWDQFTGKNIRCYEALDGKNPITAVATMPAPHCSVVFASADSVLRFIDARKPGLQHEFRLAYSNMSAGLIRCLAVSPSGRTVAAGFSTGFIVLLDARTGLVLRGWPGHEGDILQMKAAEGNLLISSSSDHTLTVWKDVEPKPLHQYRTPSDPIHAFDLYGAEIVAGTVANKIGVYSILDSTANLVGSTKLSTENFRGTLTSLSVLPTKRLLLLGSDNGAIRLLA, from the exons ATGGAGTGGTTAGCACCAGCCTTGGAGAGGGACCTGGGTATTGATCAGCGGCAGACTAGACCCAGTCAGCGACCCAATGAACTGGTGGTCCTGGTCCCAACTCGATGGGTAATGGCCCTGAGAAACAAGAGAGTAACTCGCTGTGCACGATATGAGTGCTTCAGCGAGGGTGAAATCTGCACTCTCCTCCAGCGCTCTCAGATGAAATTGCCATCTGGTTGGACTCGTGTTTGTATCCAAGGCCTTAGAAAGCACAAACTGGGATACCGATTAGCCAGGGAGCCAGGCTGCCATGGGGAGGGACTCTCACAGGACTCTTTCATGACTCTGATGCAGGGAGTATCCCAGTCTAATTTCAG aaatCTATGGCGTGAAGCTTACATGAATCATGTGCAACCATATGGAGATTCCATTGAGCAAACACCTGTTTTGGCCATTGATGCTGTTCGCCAAGCCTTACAGAAACTGTTTTGCTCCAGCATTATCTCTACCGATCGAGTGTCACCATCCCTCTCTCCAGCCAAGGAGAAGGAGAAAGACAGCCCATTCCCATCCAACTGCTCAGCTCTTAAACAAAGTACTGACAGTTTGTGTCCAAATGTGCTACCTGCAGAATGCTTGCTGGAGTCGGAGGAGGTTCTTTATGTGGTTTTCCCGTACACACAATACACTGTTCATGACATTGTCACTTACAGTCCAGCTAAGCTGGCTAACAGCCATGCTAAGATATTGTTCATTTTGTACCAACTGCTCATAGCAATGCGCGAATGTCATGCCTCAGGGCTACTGTGTGGCGAACTCTCCTTACTTGACACTGCAGTTGATGAGCAGCTCTGCAGTCGCCTAAAGATATCTCTGGCACATTATGAAAAGTTTGGAGAGTACAGGGATTCTATGCCGCATGCATTTGGAAGTAAAGCGCCAACAAGTGTTACAGCAAAAGACAATCAGAGTCATAAAAGTGGTGTGAGTGAACATCTTTGTAGAAATTGTCTGGACAAGCTCAAATCTCTGGTCTTAGACTGGGTTAATGGTCAAGTCAGCAACTTCCAATATCTGATGGAATTAAACCGACTGGCAGGGAGGCGTGAGGGAGACCCAAACTATCACCCGGTTTTACCTTGGGTGGTAGATTTCACTGTGCCATATGGAAGGTTTCGTGATCTCAAGAAGTCAAAATTTCGTCTGAATAAAGGTGATAAACAACTGGACTTCACATATGAAATGACCAAAGAAGCACTAGCAGCAGCTAATGGAAGTGGTGGAAGCAATTTTGCCTTAGACCTTGGTGGGCCAGTAGTACATGGTGGCTCAGGCCAGTTGGATCACCTCCACGTTCCCCATCATATCTCAGATGTTCTGTCAGACATCACTTATTATGTCTACAAAGCTAGACAGACACCCAAATCTGTACTGTGCAGCCATGTTCGTTCCCAGTGGGAGCCCAATGAATATCCAGCTAGTATGGAACGTATTCAGAGTTGGACCCCAGATGAATGCATCCCTGAATTTTACACAGATCCCTCAATATTCCACTCCATTCACCCAGACATGCCAGACCTTGATATACCTCCATGGTGTAAGTCCTACGAAGAGTTTATTGCTGTGCATAGACAACTGCTGGAGAGTCGAGAAGTGTCTCAACAGTTGCATCACTGGATTGACCTGACATTTGGCTACAAGTTATCAGGTAAAGAAGCCGTCAAAGCTAAGAATGTGTGCTTGCACTTGGTGGATAGCCACTCACATCTCACCAGCTATGGAGTTGTGCAACTGTTTGACCATCCTCACCCACCTCGTCTTGCACCTTACCAGTATTCACCTCCAGAGCCTCCCCACTTTGGGCCTGTCAACGTATCGACCTGGCACATTCCACCACCTGAAACCACAATGAATGGTGTGGATGGACTGGTCCCAGAAACAACAGGTTGTGAATCCAGTGGTTGGTCAGTTGTAGGCAGGGACGAGGAGCTTGAGCAAGCAATGGAAGCCCTTGACTTAAGTGGCTCGTCGTCATCTAATTCTGTTCCAATCCCTTTGGCTGGTTCTGCAGGTGGAAAGACCAGTGGAGAGAGTATTGCTTTGGCTGTTTCTCCTTCTCATGGTTCGTACCCTGGTGAAACACCCGGAAATGTCACAAATACCCTAGGATCAGGTATTCGAGCATCCATGCTTCACAGAGCAGCCTCTGTTGGTAAAAGGCCAGAGGCTTCTAATTTTGAGGATTTTAAGATAAGCCTGCCAGAGGGATTTAAACCTTTGCAGCCTTTGGAAGAGTTAGAAAAGCTCAACAACTTCTTGGTGAAAGGTCTACACTGTCAAGCCCAGCATACGATGGGTCTTGACACGAACAAGAAAGACTTGAGACCTGTACTGAAAGTTCCTCTGTCATTTGCAGATCTTTTCCAGAGAGATATACAAGCATTGGGTGTTCTCATTGCTGAGATCTTTTATTCCTCCAAACTGCGGGGACTGGGACCTGGAAAACATCTGAGTGATCGATTTCAAGTAGTATTGAAGCTGTGCTCTTCAAACCTTCGAGATGTTCCACTACCACTCCATCATGCACTAGAGTCACTTCTGCAGGTCCACAAGCATTGCTCTAAGACAGAAACATTCACAAGACACCCGCAAGGACTACCGTATCTGTTCAAATATGACCCTATTTGTGAGGGTCTTCCACCACCAAACCCTTGGCAATTGCTTAGTCCTGTTCTTTCCCCTCTACCCTTTCCAGCATATTTCCCAACACTGCACAAATTCATATTTTCCTACCACTCCAAGATGGAGTCCATTAACAGTGTTCAGGGCCGTGACATTGTGTTCAATTTATGGCAACAGCTGGAGACACTTCTCAAGGACAACATAAATGCAGAGGGGCTTGAGATTCTTCTACCCTTTGTGCTTTCTTTGATGTCAGAGGAGTCCACTGCTGTTTATGCTGCCTGGTACTTATTTGAGCCTGTGTCCAGGGTTCTTGGGCCTCGCAATGCCTCCAAGTATCTACTAAAGCCTCTGGTAGGTGTGTACGAGAATCCCAGATGCCTTCGAGGCCGCTTCTACCTCTACACGGATTGCTTTGTGCTGCAGCTTATTGTAAGATTGGGTTTGCAAGCCTTTCTTTCCAGCCTTCTTCCACATGTTCTGCAGGTCATCACAGGCTTTGAAAGCTGCAATACAGCTGCAGGGACTGAATGGGATGGCTTGAAGGTTTTAAGGGGAGCTGGTGGTGCCttagatgaggaagaggaggactgTGAGTGTGAGGATGGGAGGTCGTCTACTGTCACATCATCTGGCAAAGTAGGAGGAGGTAGTGGAGGTGTTGGTGGAGACCAAGGACTTGTGGATTACCCATCAGGCATCAGTCTCAACGACCAGGTTTTTCTGACTGAAGGTGAGGACTTTCAGAATGGCTTTTATGTGAATAATAGTGCATCTGGGGCAACAATGGCATTTGGCGCCAAGCAGCAGAACCAAAGCCTAGCAAACAAAGATCAAGACCAGGAATCTCTCAGCATGGGGAAACTGAGCGACAAGAGCAGCGCTAGTGAGGTGTCCATTGGAGACCGTGCAAGTTTAAAGTCTGCTGACAGCAGTCAGGACCTAAAGCAAGCTAGTGATGGTGAGGATGGTGGAGAGCTTGAGGATGAGGAGACAGTGGAAAATACAGTGCAAAGGGTGCCCAGTCTAGAGATGACTCTTTCAGTTTGCACAGAGGAGTCTGAGGCAACCTTGGCCACACTTGAGGCAGATGTCATGAATGGAATTGTGCAAGaagatgcagaaaaaaacatggaGGAAGAAGACACTGAAAATGACCCTTTAGAAGATTCTGAGGAAAAAGAACATAAGATACTTTTAG ACACTGTTTGCAAAACTGTCAGATGGCTGTCTGCAAAACTGGGGCCGACACTGACATCTCGATTCATAGCCAGGAACCTGCTAAAACTTCTTACTACATGTTACATAG GTCTTGATAAACACCAGTTCATGCTCTCTGCAAATGAGGAAAATAGCCTTGAGAGCGTAGGAAGTGTATATGAGAAGAAGCCAGTTGTTGGTGACCAGACTGCACGACCAGTCCTCGAGTGTCTTATTTACATAGCACATCTCTTTGGAGAACCAGTCTTGACTTACCAGTATCTACCCTACATTGGTTACCTG GTCTCTCCACCTTCTTCTTGTCGTTTGAACACTCGAAAGGAGGCAGGGCTTTTGGGTGCAGTGGTACTCACTCAGAAGATTATAGTGTTCTTGTCAGACACCACTCTAATGGATATGCTGATGAAGATTAACCAGGAGGTTCTGTTGCCTCTGCTGGATTTGTTAACATCAACTAAGATGGG CTTTCCTAGTGGAGTGCAGACTCGTTCTGCTGTGTGTCTAAAGACTCTGAGCCTCATGGCACTGATCTGTCTGCGGATTGGCCGAGAGATGGTACAGCACCACATGGCAGAAACCCTCTCCAGGTTCTTCCAAGTTTTCTCCTTGCTGCAGTGTCTGCAAAAACAG ATGGGAAGTGCCCCACGTAGGGAGGATGGAGACAGCACATACCTAGATATGTGCAGTCCAGATGGAACAGAGATTACTTGTGAGCTTAGGGTTTTGGAGGAACTTCAGGCTGTGTTTAATCCTGAAATGGCTTATGCATCTTATATTCCTTTCTACTGTCTTATTG gtgATGCAGCAATTCGCAAACTAGTTACAAATCATGAGCTAGTTTGGAGTCTGGCTCAGTCATATCATGAACGAGCAAGTCCAGGTAGCCCAGAAACCAACCCTGCTGGAGGTCAGAAAACTACTGTTACGGGCCTTTCTCCTAGCATGGGCCGCCAGATGGGTCGTAGTCCCTTCCCTGCTCCCTCGTCCACTTCCACACCACTAGGTGGAGACATCCTGCCTGAGTCAGGAACATTTGGTAGTCATCTGGTGGGAAACCGTATCCAGGTACCCCGGGACACTGAAGCCTATGGGAGTCCTAACTTGTCTTCTTTGGAAACATGGACACGGCAATATGGTAGCAGTGCTCCTCAGACGAGTCTAGCCACCACTGCACTTTCCTCAGCCGGACCTTCTTTCTCTCAGTCCTCATACTCTTGGGTCCTGGGACCCACTCCGGAGGACAGCGCACTGAAACAGGACCTCCCACGCAGCAGTCGCTCCCTGCAGGGTAATTGGCTTGCCTACTGGCAGTATGAAATTGGTCTCAACCAGCAGGACTCGCATTTCCACTTCCACCAGATCCGTCTTCAGAGTTTCTTGGGCCACTCGGGCACAGCCAAATGTCTGGCGCCACTAGCAAGGGAGGACTACTTCCTGTCTGGGAGTAAAGACAAAACAGTGAGGCTGTGGCCACTTTATAACCACGGTGATGGCACACGAGAAGTCGAACCTCGACTCATGTACACAGACCACCGCAAATCTGTCTTTTATGTCGGCCAGCTAGAGGCCTCACAGGAAGTGGTGAGCTGTGATGGTACTGTGCATCTGTGGGATCAATTCACAG GTAAGAATATTCGTTGTTATGAAGCTCTGGACGGGAAGAACCCCATCACGGCTGTCGCCACTATGCCTGCTCCTCACTGCAGTGTAGTGTTTGCTAGCGCAGACTCTGTGCTGCGTTTCATAGATGCACGCAAACCTGGCTTGCAG CATGAGTTCCGTCTGGCCTATAGTAACATGAGCGCTGGCCTGATCCGCTGCCTGGCTGTCAGTCCGAGCGGACGCACTGTGGCGGCAGGCTTCTCCACTGGATTCATAGTGCTGCTGGATGCAAGAACGGGTCTGGTGCTAAGAGGCTGGCCTGGTCACGAGGGAGATATACTGCAAATGAAA GCAGCAGAGGGCAATTTGCTGATTAGTTCTTCATCAGACCACACGCTGACCGTTTGGAAAGACGTGGAGCCCAAGCCACTCCACCAGTACAGGACTCCATCTGACCCCATCCATGCATTTGATCTTTATGGTGCTGAGATTGTGGCAGGCACTGTTGCTAACAAGATCGGAGTGTACTCTATTTTGGACAGCACGGCTAACCTGGTGGGATCCACCAAGCTCAGCACAGAGAACTTCCGTGGGACTCTCACAAGTCTGTCCGTATTGCCTACAAAGAGGCTTCTGCTGCTCGGCTCTGACAACGGTGCCATCAGGCTGCTGGCTTAA
- the slc13a5b gene encoding solute carrier family 13 member 5 has product MCTNFLYSEMIPALKSIWSMKNGIVLFFTPLIFLPLPVVINTTEASCAYVIILMAVYWCTEALPLAVTSLLPAVLFPMLGIMQSKMVCMQYLKDTNMLFVGGLMVAVAVEHWNLHKRIALRVLLIVGVRPALLMLGFMGVTAFLSMWISNTATTAMMVPIVQAVLEQLNKQETESSQTTCGEERPQAPEAEYKQTAKDRDTEVVLHMLDVSPEAKRKESAEKRFMAKGMTLCVCYAASVGGTATLTGTGPNLVLKGQMNQLFPDNGDVINFASWFGFAFPNMIIMLTIAWLYLQFIFMGFNIRKTWGCGAVKSEKDIAAYNVIREQHLQLGPMCFGELSVLALFSLLVALWFTRDPGFVTGWATHTFNTEAEYVTDATVAVFIALLLFILPSKPPRLCFWSSTGSETEPQPSSAPSPALLSWKVAQKKLPWNIVLLLGGGFALAKGSEESGLSRWMGNQLTPLHSIPPWAIVIILCLLIAIFTECTSNVATATLFLPVLASMSQSVGINPLYIMVPCTLSASFAFMLPVATPPNAIVFSYGYLKVSDMAKTGMMMNIIGIFCITLSINTWGKAMFNLDSFPAWANQTVI; this is encoded by the exons ATGTGTACAAACTTTCTTTATTCTGAGATGATCCCTGCACTAAAATCCATATGGAGCATGAAGAATGGGATAGTTCTTTTCTTCACTCCTTTGATTTTTCTTCCACTTCCAGTGGTCATCAACACAACG GAGGCCAGCTGTGCCTATGTGATCATACTGATGGCAGTTTACTGGTGTACTGAGGCTCTTCCTTTAGCTGTCACGTCACTGCTACCTGCTGTTCTCTTCCCCATGCTTGGCATCATGCAGTCCAAAATG GTGTGTATGCAATACCTGAAGGACACTAACATGCTGTTTGTGGGTGGACTAATGGTTGCTGTGGCAGTTGAGCACTGGAACCTGCACAAACGCATCGCCCTTAGAGTGCTTCTCATTGTTGGGGTGCGCCCAGCGCT CCTGATGCTGGGCTTCATGGGGGTGACAGCTTTCCTCTCCATGTGGATCAGTAACACGGCTACTACGGCCATGATGGTCCCCATAGTGCAGGCCGTGCTGGAACAGCTGAACAAACAAGAGACAGAGTCGTCACAGACGACCTGTGGTGAGGAACGGCCCCAGGCCCCTGAGGCGGAATACAAACAGACAGCAAAAGACAGAGACACAGAAG TGGTGCTACACATGCTGGATGTCTCACCAGAGGCCAAACGAAAGGAGTCAGCAGAGAAGCGGTTCATGGCTAAAGgaatgactctgtgtgtgtgttatgctgcCAGCGTTGGGGGAACGGCTACACTCACAGGCACTGGACCTAACCTAGTACTGAAGGGTCAGATGAACCA ATTATTTCCTGACAATGGTGATGTCATCAACTTTGCCTCATGGTTTGGGTTTGCCTTCCCCAACATGATCATCATGCTGACAATAGCTTGGCTCTATCTTCAGTTCATTTTCATGGGATTCAA CATTAGGAAGACATGGGGATGTGGAGCGGTAAAGTCAGAGAAGGATATAGCCGCCTATAACGTGATCCGGGAGCAGCATCTTCAGCTGGGACCGATGTGTTTTGGTGAACTCAGCGTTCTGGCTCTCTTCAGTTTGCTTGTAGCGCTGTGGTTTACGCGAGATCCTGGATTTGTAACAGGCTGGGCAACACACACctttaacactgaagcaga ATATGTGACAGATGCTACAGTTGCAGTCTTCATTGCCCTGTTGCTCTTCATTCTGCCATCTAAACCACCCCGGCTTTGCTTCTGGTCATCAACTGGCTCTGAAACGG aGCCTCAACCCTCTTCTGCGCCCAGTCCAGCCCTGCTCTCCTGGAAAGTAGCTCAAAAGAAGTTACCCTGGAACATAGTTTTGCTCCTAGGTGGAGGATTTGCCCTAGCCAAAGGTAGCGAG GAGTCAGGTCTATCCAGATGGATGGGAAACCAGTTGACTCCCCTACATAGTATCCCTCCTTGGGCCATTGTTATCATCCTGTGCCTCTTGATTGCCATTTTCACTGAGTGTACCAGCAATGTTGCCACAGCTACCTTATTTCTTCCTGTCCTTGCTTCCATG TCTCAATCGGTTGGAATCAACCCTCTTTACATCATGGTGCCATGCACACTCAGTGCTTCCTTTGCATTCATGTTACCTGTGGCAACTCCACCAAACGCTATAGTCTTTTCCTATGGATACCTCAAGGTTTCAGACATG gcAAAAACTGGCATGATGATGAATATCATAGGGATTTTCTGCATCACCTTATCCATCAACACCTGGGGCAAGGCCATGTTCAACCTAGACTCTTTCCCTGCATGGGCCAACCAAACAGTAATATGA